CAGGCCGCGCGCGATGTTCTCCTGGAAATTGTTGATCTGCGCGTAGCTCCCCTTGCCCAGCTCCTTCATGCGCAGGTAGACGCCCATCTCCACCTCGCGCAGCGGCTTCAACTGGCCGTGGCCATCGTGGATGATGCCGCAAGTCGAGGTGAATCCCAGGTCCACCGCGCGATGTCCGATGACGAGCGCGTCCTCCGGACTGCGCGTGCCCGCGCCGATCACCGAATTGATGTTCACGTGGAAGTCGGCGTACTCCTGCAGGAGTTGCAGCTTCTTGTCGAGGACCTTCAGGCTTTTCATCGAGACTTCGTCGGGCTGCACGTTGTCGATCGATATCTGCAGGTGGTCGAGGCCGGCGGCGTTGAGCGACTTGATGCGCTCCACGGTGAGCAGATATCCGTTGGTGATGAGACCGGCGATGGCGCCGATCTTTCTTATCCGCCGGATCACGCCCTCGAGTTCGGGATGCAGCAGCGGCTCGCCGCCCGAGATCGTCACCAGGCTCACGCCCAGGCGCCCGAGGTGGTCGATGCGGCGCTCCATCTCCTCGACCGGGACCGGCTTCGAGAAATCGTCATACTCGTTGCAGTAAGTGCAGGAAAGATTGCAGCGCCGGATGGGCACGATATGCGCCTGCACCACGTGGTCCGTCGACACCAGTCCCTTGGCGATCAACAGCAGTTCACGCGTGAGGCGGTGGAACGCCAGCGCGCGACGACGGATTCCGATACCTCTGCGGCGCATGATTTCGGTGACGCTTTCGTTACTCTATTAAAGCATAGCCGCAGCCGTCAGAACGGACGAGCTAAGTACCTTATTCGGCTGGTTTTAGCTGCTGAACGGGCGTATCTGGAGTCGGACTGACCCAGCCGCGGTGCAAAGCCGAAGGGCGAGGCCGCAGCCCCGCCCTGGCTTTGAAATGTAGCGTCCGAGACGAAGTCGTCAGATAGCCTTGATGGCGGTCGCGATCAACACCCAACCCAGCCAGAGACCGGCTACTACTCCGATCGCCGTCCCGCGCTTCACCTTGCTGATGCAGGCGTAGCCCAAGCCAAGCAGCACGACGTACCAGATCATGAAAACGTCCATCGACGACGCGAAGCGGTAGAGCACCGGGTGCGCATTCATGTCCACGAAGAAGCCGAGGTTGCTGGCGATCGGATTCTCGAACGTGAAGTTCTCCGGATTGGCGCCCGCGAAAAGCGCGATTGCCGTCAGCAGCGACTTGAGCGAGCCGGTAAGACTGGCATAGACCACCACGGCCAGCGATTGGCCGAAGCTCACCTGGGCGCCAAAGCCGAAATTGAAGATCGCCATCAGGATAGCGGCAGTGATGGCGAAGACGATCAGCGCTACCACCGGAAATCCGTAGGAGATGTACTTGGTGATCTTCGCGCCCATATCCATCGCCCGGGCGCGGTCCGCCGGCGGCATCTGATCGATGCGCTCCATCTGTTTCGGGTTCATCCGCATCTGGTTCTCGTTCACCTGCTCAAAGCCGATCTTCGTCGCTACCGCGGCTACGAACACGTAGGAGCAGATTGCGATAAAGATAAAGGCCATCCACCACGCCGTCCCCCGGCGCAGGTCGGTGAAGGTCTTTACCGGATCGATGAAGGTGTTGATGATGCGTTGCGGCTGCGAGAGCTGTGGTTTCTCCGCGACGATCGTGGTCGGTGCGGTGCCCGGCGTCTCCATCGGCGTTCCTGTCGTTCCCATGGAAGGCTGTCCTCCGTCACATGCATGAAGAGTGAAAGACGTATGTCAGCGGTGAGTGCTGCCGGATTGTAACCCGCCCCCGCCGGCTTTAAAAAGTGAAGCCGCGACTAGTCGCGCGCTTCCTTCTCGTCATCCGGCAGCAGGCCGCGGATCAGCATGCCCAGGATCGCCAGCAGCAGCGCTGCCCAGAATGCCGGCCAGAACCCGTGCACCTCGATTCCCGGCAGCAGCGCCGCTGCGAACATCAGCATCAGCGCATTGATCACCAGCAGGAAGATGCCCAGCGTCACGATCGCTAGTGGGAAGGTAAGCACCTTCAGCACCGTGCCGAGCGTGGCGTTCACCAGCCCATAGACGGCCGCGGCGATGAGCGCCGCGACAAAACCTTTCACCACGAATCCGGGCACGAAGTGTGCAACCAGCAACATCGCCAGCGCGCTCAGGACCCAGTGCAGTAGCAGGCGCATATTCTTTCTCCTACCCTGAAAGTTTTTTATCCAGCAACTCATTGACCATGGCCGGGTTCGCCTGGCCCTTGGTCGCCTTCATCACCTGGCCCACAAAAAATGCCTTCACCGTGGTCTTGCCCGCGCGATACTGCTCCACCTGCTTCGGATTCGCCGCCATCACTTCCGCGATGGCCCGCTCGATCGCGCCCGCGTCGCTGATCTGCTGCGGCTTCTCGCGTTCGTAGACGGCAGCGAAGTCTTCACCCGTCTCGAACGCCTTGTCGTAGAGGTCTTTCAGCATCTTGCTGGAGATCGTTCCCGCTTCGGCCAGGTCGGCGGACATCGCCACGCCTCGCATCGAGATGGGTGACTGCTCGATGCCCAGGTTGCGTGCCTTGAGCCGGCCCATCAGCTCGCTCTGCACCAGGTTCGCCACCCG
This genomic interval from Acidobacteriota bacterium contains the following:
- a CDS encoding radical SAM protein, with the protein product MRRRGIGIRRRALAFHRLTRELLLIAKGLVSTDHVVQAHIVPIRRCNLSCTYCNEYDDFSKPVPVEEMERRIDHLGRLGVSLVTISGGEPLLHPELEGVIRRIRKIGAIAGLITNGYLLTVERIKSLNAAGLDHLQISIDNVQPDEVSMKSLKVLDKKLQLLQEYADFHVNINSVIGAGTRSPEDALVIGHRAVDLGFTSTCGIIHDGHGQLKPLREVEMGVYLRMKELGKGSYAQINNFQENIARGLPNQWRCRAGARYFYICEDGLVHYCSQQRGFPGVPIADYTVADIKREFVTEKSCAPYCTVSCVHQTSYIDFWRAPQTIKPERTGAAKPQPDLVQIHSD
- a CDS encoding YIP1 family protein, whose product is MGTTGTPMETPGTAPTTIVAEKPQLSQPQRIINTFIDPVKTFTDLRRGTAWWMAFIFIAICSYVFVAAVATKIGFEQVNENQMRMNPKQMERIDQMPPADRARAMDMGAKITKYISYGFPVVALIVFAITAAILMAIFNFGFGAQVSFGQSLAVVVYASLTGSLKSLLTAIALFAGANPENFTFENPIASNLGFFVDMNAHPVLYRFASSMDVFMIWYVVLLGLGYACISKVKRGTAIGVVAGLWLGWVLIATAIKAI
- a CDS encoding phage holin family protein, with amino-acid sequence MRLLLHWVLSALAMLLVAHFVPGFVVKGFVAALIAAAVYGLVNATLGTVLKVLTFPLAIVTLGIFLLVINALMLMFAAALLPGIEVHGFWPAFWAALLLAILGMLIRGLLPDDEKEARD